A single Phragmites australis chromosome 4, lpPhrAust1.1, whole genome shotgun sequence DNA region contains:
- the LOC133916725 gene encoding putative polyol transporter 1: protein MSKDASDGIPAAEAPAKRPPLNKYALACAVLASMNSILLGYDVSVMSGAQIFMKEDLKITDTQIEILAGIINIYSLVGSLAAGRTSDWIGRRYTMVLASAIFFSGALIMGLAPSYAILMLGRFVAGVGVGYALMIAPVYTAEVAPTSARGLLTSFPEVFINTGVLLGYVSNYAFHSLPVHLSWRVMFLVGAVPPIFLAVAVLAMPESPRWLVMQGRIGDARRVLAKTSNSPAEAEERLADIKDAVGIPKGVGDNDDVVITPRKNKGTHGEGVWRDLVLRPTPPVRRILIACLGLQFFQQASGIDSVVLYSPRVFVKAGLHSDGNSLGATMAVGACKTLFILVATFFLDRVGRRPLLLTSAGGMVISLVTLASALHAIDRLPADSATPLAGVSIAAVLAFVASFSIGMGPIAWVYSSEIFPLQLRAQGCALGTAMNRIMSGTITMSFISLYKAITLAGSFYLYAGIAAAGWVFMFFFLPETRGRSLEDTEKLFGGGGNQDKEDGHDQHNKSTELTSSQQRVAT, encoded by the exons ATGTCGAAGGACGCCTCCGATGGCATCCCTGCCGCCGAGGCGCCGGCAAAGCGCCCTCCCCTCAACAAATACGCCCTCGCTTGCGCCGTCCTGGCTTCCATGAACTCCATCCTCCTCGGCTACG ACGTCTCAGTGATGAGCGGAGCGCAGATATTCATGAAGGAGGACCTGAAGATCACGGACACGCAGATCGAGATCCTCGCCGGCATCATCAACATCTACTCGCTCGTCGGCTCGCTCGCAGCGGGCCGGACGTCCGACTGGATCGGCCGGCGGTACACCATGGTGCTCGCGTCCGCAATTTTCTTCTCGGGCGCCCTCATCATGGGCCTCGCCCCGAGCTACGCGATCCTCATGCTCGGCCGCTTCGTAgccggcgtcggcgtcggctaCGCGCTCATGATCGCGCCGGTCTACACGGCCGAGGTCGCGCCCACGTCGGCCCGCGGCCTGCTCACGTCCTTCCCAGAGGTGTTCATCAACACGGGGGTCCTCCTCGGCTACGTCTCCAACTACGCCTTCCACAGCCTCCCCGTGCACCTCAGCTGGCGCGTCATGTTCCTCGTCGGCGCTGTGCCCCCCATCTTCCTCGCCGTGGCCGTCCTCGCCATGCCGGAGTCACCGCGGTGGCTCGTCATGCAGGGGCGCATCGGTGACGCACGCCGCGTGCTCGCGAAGACCTCCAACTCGCCCGCGGAAGCCGAGGAGCGGCTCGCCGACATCAAGGACGCCGTCGGCATCCCGAAGGGCGTTGGAGACAACGACGACGTGGTGATCACCCCCCGCAAGAACAAGGGCACCCACGGCGAGGGGGTGTGGAGGGACCTGGTCCTCCGCCCGACGCCTCCTGTCCGCCGCATACTGATCGCCTGCCTCGGCCTCCAATTCTTCCAGCAGGCCTCCGGCATCGACTCCGTCGTACTGTACAGCCCGCGGGTGTTCGTGAAGGCCGGGCTTCATTCGGACGGCAACTCCTTGGGAGCCACTATGGCGGTGGGCGCGTGCAAGACGCTGTTCATCCTCGTGGCCACGTTCTTCCTCGACCGCGTCGGCCGGAGGCCGCTGCTCCTCACCAGCGCGGGCGGGATGGTGATCTCGCTCGTGACGCTAGCCTCGGCGCTGCACGCGATCGACCGGCTCCCGGCGGACTCGGCGACGCCATTGGCGGGCGTGAGCATCGCGGCGGTGCTGGCGTTCGTGGCGTCGTTCTCGATCGGCATGGGCCCGATCGCGTGGGTGTACAGCTCGGAGATCTTCCCGCTGCAGCTGCGCGCGCAGGGCTGCGCCCTCGGCACGGCGATGAACCGGATCATGAGCGGCACCATCACCATGTCTTTCATCTCGCTCTACAAGGCCATCACCTTGGCCGGGAGCTTCTACCTCTACGCCGGCATCGCTGCCGCTGGGTGGgtgttcatgttcttcttcctgCCGGAGACGAGGGGCAGGAGCTTGGAGGACACCGAGAAGCTTTTTGGCGGTGGCGGTAACCAGGACAAGGAAGATGGGCATGATCAGCATAACAAGTCCACGGAGTTGACTAGTAGTCAACAGAGGGTAGCTACTTGA
- the LOC133914836 gene encoding vicilin-like seed storage protein At2g18540 gives MHGDTATASHVARSHHPLPSCLSSATTSQTTTRARTGEANILATGMAVATARWLLLLLAISAAAAAAANERWRQSSAVGGQVVEKERRRVVAASEAGTVTAVDVADAAGTVYRLHFITMDPGALFLPVQLLADMVFYVHSGRGKITYIEEGSSEQSSLAVERGDVYNLEQGTILYIQSYPNATRQRLRIYAIFTSEGINADDPSKPTVEAYSSVSNLLKGFEIEVLRLGFGVQREVAEAIKSSRTPPSIIPYNPEEKEDQENSNWKEDIVDALLRVRDPEEFLNKKKDKHKHKGKDKKSKSKTFNFYSGKPDVQNCYGWSRSMTNKDLDTLHGSNIGMFMVNLTTGSMMGPHWNPKATEIAIVTDGEGIVQTVCPSSSLSGESRGGHRGHEWGEPGGRGDEDEGARCRNSVFRVQEGDVFVVPRFHPLAQMSFNNDSFVFVGFSTDMGQNHPQFLAGKQSVLHAIGKEVLALSLGQENSSAVEQLLSAQRDSTILSCISCAEELDQKAAEEERRRREEEEGGGTGPGEREEEERREQEERGRKEREEKQEREEEERARREQEEQQRREKEERAKRGQEKQQRQGEEETEHKEQQRRKQEERAKREKEKQQREEEEREHEERQREKEEWARRQQNEEERARRKEERRQREEEEGGGGGGDEPEREEEGEGGDDRLSKKLKKLYRVSKGGVFSSG, from the exons ATGCACGGAGACACTGCCACGGCCTCCCACGTCGCACGCTCACACCACCCCCTGCCCAGCTGCTTATCAAGCGCCACCACTTCCCAAACCACAACCCGCGCGAGGACCGGGGAGGCAAATATTCTAGCTACGGGCATGGCGGTGGCGACTGCTCGGTGGCTCCTTCTGCTGCTGGCCATctcggccgcggccgcggccgcggcaaACGAAAGATGGAGGCAGAGCAGTGCTGTCGGTGGCCAGGTGGTCGAGAAGGAGAGGCGGAGGGTGGTGGCGGCAAGTGAGGCCGGCACGGTTACGGCCGTGGACGTCGCCGACGCGGCGGGAACGGTGTACCGGCTGCACTTCATCACGATGGATCCCGGCGCGCTGTTCCTGCCCGTTCAGCTGCTCGCTGACATGGTGTTCTACGTTCACAGTG GGCGGGGTAAAATTACTTACATAGAAGAAGGGAGCAGTGAACAAAGTTCCCTGGCGGTGGAGAGAGGAGATGTCTACAACTTGGAGCAGGGCACCATCTTGTACATCCAGAGCTACCCCAATGCCACGAGACAGCGTCTTCGGATCTATGCCATCTTTACTAGCGAGGGCATCAACGCAGATGACCCCTCG AAGCCGACGGTGGAAGCGTATTCCAGCGTCAGCAACCTGCTCAAAGGATTTGAAATCGAAGTTCTTCGACTGGGTTTTGGG GTTCAACGAGAAGTGGCAGAAGCGATCAAATCGTCGAGGACCCCGCCATCGATCATACCTTACAACCCAGAGGAGAAAGAGGACCAAGAGAATTCCAACTGGAAGGAGGACATCGTTGATGCGCTGTTGAGAGTCCGAGACCCGGAGGAGTTCCTgaacaagaagaaagacaagcacaagcacaaggGCAAGGACAAGAAGTCCAAGAGCAAGACGTTCAACTTCTACTCCGGCAAGCCCGATGTCCAGAACTGCTACGGGTGGAGCAGGTCGATGACCAACAAGGACCTCGACACCCTGCACGGATCCAATATTGGCATGTTCATGGTGAACCTGACCACG GGTTCGATGATGGGGCCTCACTGGAATCCGAAGGCGACGGAGATCGCCATTGTGACCGACGGTGAAGGGATCGTGCAGACGGTTTGCCCAAGCAGCAGCCTATCGGGTGAGAGCAGGGGAGGCCACCGTGGCCACGAGTGGGGTGAACCGGGTGGCCGTGGCGATGAGGACGAAGGCGCCCGGTGCAGGAACTCGGTGTTCCGGGTGCAGGAAGGCGACGTGTTCGTGGTGCCGAGATTCCACCCGCTGGCGCAGATGTCGTTCAACAATGACTCGTTCGTTTTCGTCGGGTTCAGCACCGACATGGGGCAGAACCATCCGCAGTTCCTAGCGGGAAAGCAATCGGTGCTGCATGCCATTGGCAAGGAGGTGCTCGCGCTGTCGCTGGGCCAGGAGAACTCCTCCGCCGTGGAGCAGCTGTTGTCCGCGCAGCGCGACTCAACCATATTGTCGTGCATTTCGTGCGCCGAGGAGTTGGAccagaaggcggcggaggaggagcggagacggcgggaggaggaagaggggggAGGGACGGGACCGGGGgagcgagaggaggaagagaggagagagcaggaggaaagggggaggaaGGAGCGAGAGGAAAAacaagagagggaggaggaggagagggcgaGGAGGGAGCaagaggagcagcagaggagggagaaagaggagagggcCAAGAGGGGGCAAGAGAAGCAGCAGAGACAGGGGGAAGAGGAGACGGAGCACAaggagcagcagaggaggaAGCAAGAGGAGAGGgccaagagggagaaagagaagcagcagagggaggaagaggagagggagcacgAGGAGCGGCAGAGGGAGAAGGAAGAGTGGGCAAGGAGACAACAAAACGAAGAAGAAAGAGCGAGGAGGAAGGAAGAGCGGAggcagcgggaggaggaagagggtggtggcggaggtggaGACGAGCCGGAGAGGGAAGAGGAGGGTGAGGGAGGCGACGATCGCTTGTCCAAAAAACTGAAGAAGCTCTACCGTGTCAGCAAGGGAGGCGTGTTCAGTAGTGGCTGA
- the LOC133916726 gene encoding polyol transporter 5-like: MSTDAVPVAVVPAKRPPINKYAFACALLASMNSVLLGYDISVMSGAQLFMKEDLKITDTQIEILAGVINIYSLFGSLAAGFTSDWLGRRYTMVLAAAIFFTGAILMGLAPDYAILMVGRFVAGVGVGFALMIAPVYTAEVAPTSARGFLTSFPEVFNNFGILLGYVSNFAFARLPVHLSWRAMFLVGAVPPVFLGVAVLAMPESPRWLVMRGRIEDARRVLQKTSDSPAEAEERLLDIKKAVGIPEGVSDADDAVAIVRANKGSHSEGVWKELLINPSRPVRRMLVAGLGLMFIQQATGVDCVVMYSPRVFERAGIKSKTNSLGASMAVGACKTFFIPISTLLLDRIGRRPLLLASGGGMTIFLFTLATSLLMMDRRPKGEATALGAVSIAAMLSFVASFASGMGPVAWVYCSEIYPLRLRAQAAALGTGLNRIMSGATTMSFLSLSNSITIAGSFYLYACIAAAGWVFMYFFLPETMGKSLEDTVKLFGKDADDEDVGGRHERKKPTELGAQAQQ; encoded by the exons ATGAGCACGGACGCCGTCCCGGTCGCCGTGGTGCCGGCGAAGCGCCCGCCCATCAACAAATACGCCTTCGCGTGCGCGCTTCTCGCCTCCATGAACTCCGTCCTCCTCGGCTATG ACATCTCGGTGATGAGCGGCGCGCAGTTATTCATGAAGGAGGACCTGAAGATCACAGACACGCAGATCGAGATCCTCGCCGGCGTCATCAACATCTACTCGCTCTTCGGTTCGCTGGCagccggcttcacctccgactgGCTCGGCCGGCGGTACACCATGGTGCTCGCGGCCGCCATCTTCTTCACGGGCGCTATACTGATGGGCCTCGCCCCGGACTACGCCATCCTCATGGTCGGCCGCTTCGTggccggcgtcggcgtcggcttCGCACTCATGATCGCCCCCGTGTACACGGCCGAGGTGGCGCCCACCTCGGCTCGCGGCTTCCTCACTTCGTTCCCGGAGGTGTTCAACAACTTCGGCATCCTCCTCGGCTACGTCTCCAACTTCGCCTTCGCGCGCCTCCCCGTCCATCTGAGCTGGCGCGCCATGTTCCTTGTCGGCGCCGTGCCGCCTGTCTTCCTCGGCGTCGCCGTCCTCGCCATGCCGGAGTCGCCCCGGTGGCTGGTCATGCGGGGCCGCATCGAGGACGCGCGCCGCGTCCTGCAGAAGACCTCCGACTCGCCCGCCGAGGCCGAGGAGCGGCTCCTTGACATCAAGAAGGCCGTCGGCATCCCCGAGGGCGTGTCCGACGCCGACGACGCGGTCGCCATCGTCCGCGCGAATAAGGGCTCGCATAGCGAGGGGGTGTGGAAGGAGCTGCTGATCAACCCTTCCCGTCCCGTGCGCCGCATGCTCGTGGCCGGCCTCGGGCTCATGTTCATCCAGCAAGCCACGGGCGTGGACTGCGTGGTGATGTACAGCCCCCGGGTGTTCGAGCGGGCCGGCATCAAGTCCAAGACCAACTCGCTGGGGGCCTCCATGGCGGTGGGCGCGTGCAAGACGTTTTTCATACCAATCTCGACGCTACTCCTCGACCGCATCGGCCGGCGGCCGCTGCTGCTCGCGAGCGGCGGCGGGATGACCATCTTCCTGTTCACGCTGGCCACGTCCCTGCTCATGATGGACCGGCGCCCGAAAGGTGAGGCGACGGCGCTGGGCGCGGTGAGCATCGCGGCGATGCTGTCGTTCGTGGCGTCGTTCGCCTCGGGGATGGGCCCCGTCGCGTGGGTGTACTGCTCGGAGATCTACCCGCTGCGACTGCGCGCGCAGGCCGCCGCCCTCGGCACGGGGCTGAACCGGATCATGAGCGGAGCCACAACTATGTCCTTCCTCTCGCTCTCCAACTCCATAACCATCGCCGGGAGCTTCTACCTCTACGCCTGCATCGCCGCCGCCGGGTGGGTGTTCATGTACTTCTTCCTGCCGGAGACAATGGGAAAGAGCCTGGAGGACACCGTGAAGCTCTTCGGCAAGGACGCAGACGACGAGGACGTCGGCGGCCGTCACGAGCGCAAGAAACCCACTGAGCTGGGTGCTCAGGCTCAGCAGTGA